The following proteins are co-located in the Candidatus Paceibacterota bacterium genome:
- a CDS encoding DUF192 domain-containing protein — translation MTSFFITIAVAVAAIVGGVALRGHPSEKISSATTTATSTHATALSDERYPHAEVTIGGKAFDALVADTEELKDLGLGDRKGLEKDQAMLFPFDEPSYLGFWMKDMLFSIDMLWLDADLRVVSFESNVSPKTYPKAFFPPKPAQYVIELSAGALSELGVKAGDKINLSAHR, via the coding sequence ATGACAAGCTTTTTCATCACCATAGCGGTCGCCGTCGCGGCGATCGTCGGAGGTGTCGCACTGCGCGGGCATCCGTCGGAAAAGATCTCTTCGGCTACGACGACCGCAACGAGCACGCATGCAACCGCGCTCTCCGACGAAAGATATCCCCATGCAGAAGTGACGATAGGAGGGAAAGCGTTCGATGCTCTCGTCGCGGACACGGAGGAGCTCAAGGATCTCGGTCTCGGCGACCGAAAAGGCCTCGAAAAAGACCAGGCAATGCTGTTTCCGTTCGACGAGCCTTCGTATCTCGGATTTTGGATGAAAGACATGCTCTTTTCGATAGACATGTTGTGGCTCGATGCCGATCTTCGCGTCGTCTCGTTCGAGTCGAACGTCTCTCCGAAGACGTATCCGAAAGCTTTCTTTCCTCCGAAGCCTGCGCAGTATGTGATCGAGCTCTCTGCCGGCGCTTTGTCAGAGCTTGGTGTAAAAGCCGGAGATAAAATAAATCTCTCGGCGCATCGGTAA
- the gatB gene encoding Asp-tRNA(Asn)/Glu-tRNA(Gln) amidotransferase subunit GatB — protein sequence MDFAMKTYIPTIGLEIHAELKTATKMFCDSKNDPFNSAPNANVCPICMGHPGTLPVINKKAVEHVLRVGVALGAELADFTEFDRKNYFYPDIPKGYQLSQYKYPLVKGGRLGDVEITRVHLEEDTASSVHDSENGQSDYSLVDFNRAGVPLMELVTEPVIHSAEEAGDFGRELQLLLRTLGVSEANMEKGEMRVEANISIATEEDTAARKFGTKVEVKNLNSFKAAEKAIAYEVARHIEVIESGGKIEQETRGWDDNKGKTFSQRKKEDSHDYRYFPDPDLPKLKISEIPEFSLKNLRDTMPELPWEKRERYAAIGLKPTDIHIYVSSPLVGSFFEASTVGFGKKEAILTASNYISTDILGLIKKKYGEGREERISTLPFGPKEFAKLVAMIDSKSVSSRGAKDILAIMFEKGGEPEAIAAENNLGQKSDEGAVKKIAEEVIAENPAVAEDFKKGKQASLQFLIGQGMKKSKGSANPEVLKSALASLLS from the coding sequence ATGGATTTCGCGATGAAGACCTATATTCCTACGATCGGTCTCGAGATCCACGCGGAGCTCAAGACCGCGACCAAGATGTTCTGCGACTCCAAGAACGACCCGTTCAACAGCGCCCCGAATGCGAACGTCTGTCCGATCTGTATGGGACATCCGGGCACGCTTCCGGTCATAAACAAGAAGGCGGTCGAGCACGTCCTCCGTGTCGGAGTCGCATTGGGCGCAGAGCTCGCGGACTTCACCGAATTCGACCGCAAGAACTATTTCTATCCCGATATCCCGAAGGGCTATCAGCTTTCCCAATATAAATATCCGCTCGTGAAGGGCGGCAGGCTCGGCGACGTAGAGATAACCCGCGTGCACCTGGAAGAAGACACCGCGTCGTCGGTCCATGACAGCGAGAACGGGCAGAGCGACTACTCGCTCGTGGATTTCAATCGCGCGGGCGTGCCTTTGATGGAGCTTGTCACCGAGCCGGTCATCCATTCTGCTGAAGAGGCGGGAGATTTCGGCCGCGAGCTCCAGCTTTTGCTTCGCACGCTCGGCGTATCCGAAGCGAACATGGAAAAAGGAGAGATGCGCGTCGAGGCGAACATCTCTATCGCCACGGAAGAAGACACCGCCGCGCGAAAATTCGGCACGAAAGTTGAAGTGAAGAACCTCAATTCGTTCAAAGCCGCCGAAAAAGCGATCGCGTACGAAGTCGCGCGACACATCGAGGTCATCGAATCGGGAGGCAAGATCGAGCAGGAGACCCGCGGCTGGGACGACAATAAAGGCAAGACGTTCAGCCAGCGCAAGAAAGAGGACTCTCACGACTATCGCTATTTCCCGGATCCTGACCTGCCGAAGCTCAAGATATCGGAGATACCTGAATTTTCCCTGAAGAATCTCCGCGACACTATGCCCGAGCTGCCGTGGGAGAAGCGCGAGCGCTATGCGGCGATCGGTCTGAAGCCTACTGATATACATATATATGTGTCGTCGCCTCTCGTCGGGTCTTTCTTCGAAGCCTCTACCGTCGGTTTCGGTAAGAAAGAGGCCATTTTGACGGCCTCCAACTATATTTCCACCGATATCCTGGGCCTTATAAAGAAGAAATACGGCGAAGGTCGGGAAGAGCGAATCTCTACACTGCCGTTCGGCCCTAAAGAGTTCGCGAAACTCGTAGCTATGATCGATTCCAAGTCCGTTTCCTCGCGCGGAGCGAAAGACATCCTCGCCATCATGTTCGAAAAGGGCGGAGAGCCCGAGGCGATCGCCGCCGAAAATAATCTCGGCCAGAAATCCGACGAAGGCGCGGTAAAAAAGATCGCCGAGGAAGTGATCGCTGAAAATCCGGCTGTGGCGGAAGATTTCAAGAAGGGCAAGCAGGCATCGCTGCAGTTCCTCATCGGACAGGGTATGAAAAAATCGAAAGGATCCGCGAATCCGGAAGTCTTGAAGAGCGCTCTCGCGTCGCTTCTCTCGTAA
- the obgE gene encoding GTPase ObgE codes for MAFVDEVEFHVKAGKGGSGVERWLHEKGKEFMGPAGGNGGKGGDVYVEAVRDIGILNSYRNVKLFEAEDGKDGDKKGMEGRAGEDLILKLPVGSVVYNKDTEQSFELLKEGERALVLKGGRYGLGNEHFKASTNQRPTQTTEGRTGEEADFHVVLKLIVDAGFVGFPNAGKSSLLNALTNAKSKVASYQFTTLEPALGDMYGFILADIPGLIEGASEGKGLGDKFLRHISRTKMVLHCISLENEDIAAAYKTIRAELENYSDELAKKREIILLTKTDLVDEAALSKKVKEAKKLNPEVLYVSVINDEQVKALKDGLVKTLRQE; via the coding sequence ATGGCATTCGTAGACGAAGTAGAATTTCACGTAAAGGCGGGCAAAGGCGGAAGCGGCGTCGAGCGCTGGCTCCATGAGAAAGGCAAGGAGTTCATGGGTCCCGCAGGCGGCAACGGCGGCAAGGGAGGCGACGTGTACGTCGAGGCTGTCCGCGATATCGGCATTTTGAACTCGTACCGAAACGTGAAGCTTTTTGAAGCCGAAGACGGCAAAGACGGCGACAAGAAGGGAATGGAAGGCCGCGCGGGCGAGGATCTGATCCTCAAGCTGCCCGTCGGTTCCGTCGTCTATAACAAGGACACCGAGCAATCGTTCGAGCTTTTGAAGGAAGGCGAGCGCGCGCTCGTCTTGAAAGGCGGCCGCTACGGCCTGGGCAACGAGCACTTCAAGGCTTCGACCAATCAGAGGCCGACCCAGACGACCGAAGGCCGAACGGGCGAGGAAGCTGATTTCCATGTCGTCCTGAAGCTCATCGTGGACGCCGGCTTCGTCGGGTTCCCGAATGCGGGCAAGTCGTCGCTCTTGAACGCGCTCACGAACGCGAAATCGAAAGTGGCTTCGTATCAATTCACCACGCTCGAGCCGGCCCTCGGCGACATGTACGGATTCATCCTCGCCGACATCCCCGGCCTCATCGAAGGCGCGTCGGAAGGAAAGGGTCTCGGCGACAAATTCCTGCGCCACATATCGCGCACGAAGATGGTCCTGCACTGCATATCGCTCGAAAACGAAGACATCGCGGCGGCATACAAGACCATTCGCGCCGAGCTCGAGAACTATTCAGACGAATTGGCGAAGAAGCGCGAGATCATCCTCCTCACTAAGACCGATCTCGTAGACGAAGCCGCCCTCTCGAAGAAAGTGAAGGAAGCGAAGAAGCTTAATCCCGAAGTCCTGTACGTTTCGGTCATAAACGACGAGCAGGTGAAAGCTCTGAAAGACGGATTGGTGAAGACTTTGCGGCAGGAATAG
- a CDS encoding ribonucleotide-diphosphate reductase subunit beta: MALIGKASPEDVNLHPLRYKWAYDLYNQAVRNTWFPHEIALKEDLDDWAKMTEDERHAVKFLMAFFNPAELIVNRSIALGIYPYLKSPECHLYLAKQMWEEANHCVAFEYVLETFPFDREKIYNVHLEVPSMQAKEAFITKYMKRMMDETLDISTPDGKKDFIRNLVATNIVMEGIWFYSGFMVALSFRQRNQLRNFGSMINWVIRDESLHLKFGMNLVHHILEENAELLTEEFATEIRDIIIEGVNLEVNYNKDLFPNGILGLNADYVNQYVMYVCDRRLEELGLPKYYNATNPAKWMATSTDVFELVNFFEAQNTNYEVDSGHKK, encoded by the coding sequence ATGGCACTTATCGGAAAAGCATCGCCGGAGGACGTGAACCTGCATCCGCTCCGCTACAAATGGGCGTACGACCTCTATAACCAGGCAGTCCGTAACACCTGGTTCCCGCACGAGATAGCTCTTAAGGAAGACCTCGACGACTGGGCGAAGATGACCGAAGACGAGAGGCATGCAGTCAAATTCCTCATGGCGTTCTTCAACCCTGCGGAACTGATCGTGAATCGCTCGATCGCTCTCGGCATCTATCCCTACCTCAAGTCTCCTGAATGCCATCTTTATCTGGCAAAGCAGATGTGGGAGGAGGCGAACCACTGCGTGGCGTTCGAGTACGTGCTCGAAACGTTCCCGTTCGATAGGGAGAAAATCTACAACGTCCATCTCGAAGTGCCTTCGATGCAGGCGAAAGAAGCCTTCATCACCAAGTATATGAAGCGTATGATGGACGAGACGCTCGATATCTCGACGCCTGACGGCAAGAAAGACTTCATCAGGAACCTCGTCGCGACGAATATCGTGATGGAAGGCATCTGGTTCTATTCAGGCTTTATGGTGGCACTGTCATTTAGGCAGAGAAACCAGCTCCGAAACTTCGGCTCTATGATCAACTGGGTCATCCGCGACGAATCGCTGCACCTCAAGTTCGGCATGAACCTCGTGCATCATATCCTCGAAGAGAACGCCGAGCTTTTGACCGAGGAATTCGCGACCGAGATCCGCGACATCATCATCGAAGGCGTGAACCTCGAAGTCAATTACAACAAGGATCTCTTCCCGAACGGCATCCTCGGCCTCAACGCCGACTACGTGAACCAGTACGTCATGTACGTCTGCGACCGGCGCCTCGAAGAGCTCGGCTTGCCGAAGTATTACAACGCTACGAACCCTGCCAAGTGGATGGCGACGTCGACCGACGTATTCGAGCTCGTGAACTTCTTCGAAGCTCAGAACACGAACTACGAAGTGGACTCGGGGCACAAGAAATAG
- a CDS encoding ribonucleoside-diphosphate reductase subunit alpha translates to MNIFITKRDGTKHLFNADKINRSIERAATGLSDPISMVTQIATDTRLTMYDGMTTEELDKATINAAIQNIQYDTDFDKVATRLLLKTVYKKVLGDYDTENASELMEKHRSGFPEYVKKGVAENRLHPDMIAKYDLEKLAAALDMSRDDLFLYSGLDGLMNRYSIRNLKQEPTETPQYLFMRIGMGLAYNEENPTEWAIKFYDKMSKHEFIAGGSTNVAAGTNRPSLANCFLLEIHDDMSHIAKSVADVMLLSKGSGGIGASITKLRASGSPLKSNFGGASTGPTPFAKIIDTAIRAIQRGGKKKGALCFYMENWHLDFPDFIDWKHNAGDDYLRMRTANTAAFLSDEFMKRVISGQDWYMFDPADAPELNELYGAAFSAKYKEYCAKAERGELRIWKKVPASEQWRQILTSLQSTSHPWITWKDPINLRALNNNTGTIHMSNLCTEICLPQDKDNVAVCNLISVNLAVHVSNKEVNWAKLEDSVRLAVRQLDNLIDINKLPIPEAVRSDKENRAIGLGVMGLADVFEKLGLSYDSEHAWDFADRIFEFVSYMAIDESTNLAQTRGAYNNFAGSRWAQGMVPVDTIRALEEDRGRPVTVSKESRHKGLNWDLLRQKVKRGMRNATLMAVAPNANIGLVAGTTPGMDPRFAQVFSRNKISGKYMDINHNLVKDLKNMGIWEKVRSQIIESQGDIANIDGIPQHIKDVYKTSFTTSPLAFIEVAARAQKWIDQAISRNMYLETRDVEETMKIYTAAWEKGVKTTYYLHMKPRHTAEQSTVRVNKAEVMGKKGFAAVASTLSSTVADKKAPFEAPLQKSLEIVEPAPLRTAEPVVVMAPPAPKAAVSWSLPKAEPAAPMAAPVSFAAPKQVSFAAAPVAPAPAARAEKAAEAVSAPETPRAAAQGYRSLSDLAAAMPAAQGEEGSSAKAALSFKIVNGRRIFAPSDPSEENLCDSCQ, encoded by the coding sequence ATGAACATCTTCATCACCAAGAGAGACGGCACGAAGCATCTCTTCAACGCAGACAAGATCAACCGTTCGATCGAGCGCGCCGCTACAGGTCTCTCCGATCCGATATCGATGGTGACCCAGATCGCGACTGATACGCGCCTCACCATGTATGATGGCATGACTACCGAGGAATTGGACAAAGCCACTATCAACGCGGCCATCCAGAACATCCAGTACGACACCGATTTCGACAAAGTAGCGACTCGTCTCTTGCTCAAGACCGTATATAAGAAGGTCTTAGGCGACTATGACACCGAAAACGCATCTGAATTGATGGAAAAGCACCGCTCCGGCTTTCCGGAGTACGTGAAAAAAGGCGTGGCGGAGAATCGCCTCCACCCTGACATGATCGCGAAGTACGATCTCGAGAAGCTTGCCGCCGCTCTCGACATGTCGCGCGACGATCTCTTCCTCTATTCGGGCCTCGACGGTCTCATGAACCGCTACTCGATCAGGAATCTCAAGCAGGAGCCGACCGAGACCCCGCAGTATCTCTTCATGCGCATCGGCATGGGTCTTGCTTATAACGAGGAGAACCCGACCGAATGGGCGATCAAGTTCTATGACAAGATGTCGAAGCACGAATTCATCGCCGGCGGTTCGACGAACGTTGCCGCGGGCACGAATCGCCCTTCGCTCGCGAATTGCTTCCTCCTCGAGATCCACGACGATATGTCGCATATCGCGAAGTCGGTCGCCGATGTCATGCTCCTCTCGAAAGGCTCCGGCGGCATCGGCGCGTCGATCACCAAGCTCCGCGCGTCGGGCTCGCCGCTCAAATCCAATTTCGGCGGAGCGTCTACCGGCCCGACGCCGTTCGCCAAGATCATTGATACCGCCATCCGCGCTATCCAGCGCGGCGGTAAGAAAAAGGGCGCTCTCTGTTTCTATATGGAGAACTGGCACCTCGATTTCCCTGATTTCATAGACTGGAAGCACAATGCCGGCGACGACTATCTCCGTATGAGGACGGCCAATACGGCGGCTTTCTTGAGCGACGAATTCATGAAGCGCGTCATTTCGGGCCAGGACTGGTATATGTTTGACCCTGCCGACGCCCCTGAATTGAACGAGCTCTACGGCGCGGCTTTCTCGGCTAAATATAAAGAATATTGCGCAAAAGCCGAGAGGGGAGAGCTCCGCATCTGGAAGAAGGTTCCTGCATCCGAGCAGTGGCGCCAGATACTGACATCTCTTCAGTCTACGTCGCACCCATGGATCACGTGGAAGGACCCTATCAACCTCCGCGCTTTGAATAACAACACCGGCACGATCCATATGTCGAACCTCTGCACGGAGATCTGCCTCCCGCAGGACAAAGACAACGTCGCCGTCTGTAACCTCATCTCCGTCAACCTCGCCGTTCACGTATCGAATAAGGAAGTCAATTGGGCGAAGCTCGAAGACTCTGTCCGCCTCGCCGTTCGCCAGCTCGACAACCTCATAGACATCAACAAGCTTCCGATCCCTGAAGCCGTCCGATCGGACAAAGAGAACCGCGCCATCGGCCTCGGCGTCATGGGTCTCGCCGACGTATTCGAGAAGCTTGGCCTCTCGTACGATTCCGAGCACGCATGGGATTTCGCCGACCGCATATTCGAATTCGTCTCATACATGGCTATAGACGAATCGACGAACCTTGCCCAAACGCGCGGCGCGTACAACAATTTCGCCGGCTCGCGATGGGCGCAGGGCATGGTGCCCGTGGACACTATTAGGGCTCTCGAAGAGGACCGCGGCCGACCGGTGACCGTGTCGAAAGAATCTCGACACAAGGGCCTCAACTGGGACCTCCTCCGACAGAAAGTTAAGCGCGGTATGCGAAACGCGACCCTCATGGCCGTCGCTCCGAATGCGAACATCGGCCTCGTCGCTGGCACGACGCCCGGCATGGACCCTCGCTTCGCGCAGGTATTCTCGCGCAATAAGATATCGGGCAAGTACATGGATATCAACCATAACCTCGTGAAGGACCTCAAGAACATGGGCATATGGGAGAAGGTCCGCAGCCAGATCATCGAAAGCCAGGGCGACATCGCCAACATCGACGGCATCCCGCAGCACATCAAAGACGTATATAAGACTTCGTTCACCACGTCGCCGCTCGCATTCATCGAAGTCGCCGCTCGCGCGCAGAAGTGGATAGACCAGGCTATCTCGCGAAACATGTATCTCGAGACCCGCGACGTTGAAGAGACGATGAAGATATATACCGCCGCATGGGAGAAGGGAGTGAAGACCACCTATTATCTCCATATGAAGCCGCGCCATACGGCAGAGCAATCCACGGTCCGCGTGAATAAGGCCGAAGTCATGGGCAAGAAAGGCTTTGCCGCCGTCGCCTCGACGCTCTCGTCTACCGTTGCCGACAAGAAAGCCCCGTTCGAGGCCCCTCTCCAGAAATCTCTCGAAATAGTCGAGCCGGCCCCCCTTCGCACGGCAGAGCCTGTCGTCGTCATGGCTCCGCCTGCCCCGAAGGCGGCGGTGTCGTGGAGCCTTCCGAAGGCAGAGCCAGCTGCTCCGATGGCCGCTCCGGTATCGTTCGCCGCTCCGAAGCAGGTCTCGTTCGCGGCCGCTCCCGTAGCTCCGGCTCCGGCCGCCAGGGCCGAGAAGGCGGCAGAGGCCGTTTCTGCGCCCGAAACGCCCCGCGCCGCGGCCCAAGGCTACCGATCTCTCTCCGACCTTGCGGCTGCCATGCCGGCCGCTCAAGGCGAGGAGGGCTCTTCCGCAAAGGCCGCGCTGTCCTTCAAGATCGTGAATGGCCGCAGAATCTTTGCTCCTTCCGATCCTTCGGAAGAGAATCTCTGCGACAGCTGCCAGTAG
- the eno gene encoding phosphopyruvate hydratase → MIKEVRAREILDSRGNPTVEVDITLKDGSFGRAAVPSGASTGSHEAVELRDGDKERYGGKGTANAVANVNGPIAKAITSKKFDQASLDKALIALDGTPNKGKLGANAILGVSMAFSHAMAKSQKIPLYQYFKDISGTKDKMRLPVPLMNVLNGGKHAENSTDLQEFMIVPLSAPSFKEALRYGAEVFHALKKILSAKKLNTSVGDEGGYAPSLPNNEAAIETIIEAIKKAGYTPGIDIAIAIDAAATEIYEPGAGGKPGIYNLKTENKKLSSKEMVEHYASWCKKYPIVSIEDGLAEDDWAGYELMTKKLGAKVQIVGDDLFVTNVERLAMGIKKKTGNSILIKLNQIGTVTETIEAIKMARKAGYTSIISHRSGETEDTTIADFVVGLATGQIKTGSASRTDRIAKYNQLLRIEEALGDKATYPGKAAFKA, encoded by the coding sequence ATGATCAAAGAAGTCAGGGCGCGGGAGATACTGGATTCGCGGGGCAATCCGACGGTAGAGGTCGATATCACATTGAAAGACGGCTCATTCGGACGGGCCGCAGTGCCATCGGGCGCATCCACTGGTTCGCACGAAGCGGTCGAGCTCCGCGACGGCGACAAAGAGCGCTATGGCGGCAAAGGCACGGCCAATGCAGTCGCGAACGTGAACGGTCCTATCGCAAAGGCGATCACCAGCAAGAAATTCGACCAGGCATCGCTCGACAAGGCGCTCATCGCCCTCGACGGCACGCCAAATAAAGGCAAGCTCGGCGCAAATGCCATCCTCGGCGTATCGATGGCTTTCTCTCATGCCATGGCCAAGTCGCAGAAAATCCCTCTCTATCAGTATTTCAAGGACATCAGCGGCACCAAGGACAAGATGCGCCTCCCTGTTCCTTTGATGAACGTGCTCAACGGCGGCAAGCATGCTGAAAATTCAACTGACCTCCAGGAATTCATGATCGTGCCTCTCAGCGCCCCTTCGTTCAAGGAAGCCCTGCGCTATGGCGCCGAGGTTTTCCATGCTCTCAAGAAGATCCTCTCTGCGAAGAAGCTCAATACATCTGTCGGTGACGAAGGCGGCTATGCTCCTTCGCTCCCGAATAACGAAGCGGCGATCGAAACCATCATCGAGGCGATCAAGAAGGCCGGCTATACCCCAGGCATCGACATCGCTATCGCCATCGATGCGGCAGCGACTGAAATATACGAGCCGGGCGCAGGCGGCAAGCCAGGAATCTATAACCTGAAGACCGAGAACAAGAAGCTCTCGTCGAAAGAGATGGTCGAACACTATGCGAGCTGGTGCAAGAAATACCCTATCGTTTCGATCGAGGACGGCCTCGCCGAGGACGACTGGGCCGGCTATGAATTGATGACCAAGAAACTGGGCGCCAAGGTCCAGATCGTAGGTGACGATCTTTTCGTCACCAACGTCGAGCGCCTCGCCATGGGCATCAAGAAGAAGACGGGCAACTCTATTTTGATCAAGCTCAACCAGATCGGCACCGTGACCGAAACCATCGAAGCCATCAAGATGGCGCGCAAGGCAGGCTACACGTCGATCATATCGCATCGCTCAGGCGAGACCGAGGACACGACTATCGCGGACTTCGTCGTCGGCCTCGCGACCGGGCAGATCAAGACCGGCTCGGCATCGCGCACCGATCGCATCGCGAAATACAACCAGCTCCTCCGCATCGAGGAAGCTCTGGGCGATAAGGCGACGTATCCAGGCAAAGCTGCGTTCAAGGCGTAG
- a CDS encoding phage holin family protein, protein MKIILRFLLVAGAIMALPHLVPGIAVAGIYPALIAAAIFGLLNLVVKPIVGIVTLPINIVTLGLFGLVVNSLLLWFVGSFVAGFSVATFTAAFVGALILAVVNWIAHLF, encoded by the coding sequence ATGAAAATCATCCTCAGATTTTTGCTCGTTGCCGGTGCGATCATGGCTTTGCCGCATCTTGTCCCCGGCATCGCCGTCGCGGGCATATACCCGGCGCTTATCGCGGCCGCCATATTCGGTCTCTTGAATCTCGTCGTCAAACCGATCGTCGGCATCGTGACGCTGCCTATAAATATCGTCACCCTCGGCCTCTTCGGGCTCGTCGTGAACAGCCTCTTGCTCTGGTTCGTCGGCTCGTTCGTCGCCGGATTCTCAGTCGCCACGTTCACGGCCGCATTCGTCGGCGCCCTTATCCTGGCCGTCGTTAACTGGATTGCGCACCTCTTTTAA
- a CDS encoding acyltransferase, translating into MKDDSLFAKGKRFARRVMKRCKRFRNELYFRRRGVRDNIPHIEGDCPSLCNRGTISFGKNCAIWSSSRDRTVLYVNEGGRLIIGEGVYINQGALIHVETGCEVVIESHAKLGNESVLFTSDYHPVFPGAPVKKGNIRLKRNCWIGFRAFVRHGVTVGENSIVGAMALAVKDVPDNAIAGGNPAKVVSEIIPAPAPGWIRP; encoded by the coding sequence ATGAAAGACGATTCCCTGTTCGCGAAGGGCAAGCGATTTGCCCGGCGCGTCATGAAGCGCTGCAAGAGATTCCGAAACGAGCTGTATTTTCGCAGGCGCGGGGTGCGAGACAACATACCCCACATCGAAGGCGACTGTCCGAGCCTGTGCAACAGAGGCACGATCTCCTTCGGGAAGAACTGCGCCATCTGGTCCTCGTCGAGAGACCGGACCGTCCTCTACGTGAACGAAGGCGGCAGGCTGATCATAGGCGAGGGCGTCTATATCAACCAAGGCGCTCTGATCCACGTCGAGACCGGCTGCGAAGTCGTGATCGAGTCTCATGCAAAGCTCGGCAACGAATCGGTGCTCTTCACGTCGGATTATCATCCCGTGTTCCCGGGCGCGCCGGTGAAGAAAGGGAACATCCGCCTGAAGAGGAACTGCTGGATCGGGTTCCGGGCTTTCGTCCGCCACGGCGTCACCGTCGGGGAGAACTCCATCGTCGGAGCGATGGCTCTGGCGGTGAAGGACGTGCCCGACAACGCGATAGCGGGCGGAAACCCCGCCAAGGTCGTCAGCGAGATAATCCCTGCCCCGGCGCCGGGATGGATCAGACCCTAA